The DNA window CAATCGTGTGTATTTCAGGCACGTTCAGATTCAGCTTTCTGAAGTACTCCTTCATATCGCTGTCATAGTAGCCGCCCCCCAATTCTATGATCGCGATGCGCTGGCCTTTCCCGTCGGCCTTAGCGGGAAAATCGTAAGTCTTCACCACTTCCTCAGGATCCATTGGTTGCGTTGCGTGAGCCGCATGCATAAATGCGTGATGCCTCATCAACGCGCGATTCTCCAGACCGAGAACAGCTTGCACAATTCCATCAAGTGAAGGTGGAATCAGAATTTCGCTTTGATGCGAGCGATACGTCCGGCCTTCATAACGATGCAGCGCAAACTCAACCTGAAACGCTTTGCCGATGGCGCGCAGGGTTCCGGAAAGAATAACGGACCTGCCTGCTCTGTTTGCTTCGATCACACGCAGGTGATTCCTTTTCGCCAATTTTTCGATTGTAGACAGATCTTTTGGTCGAGCTCCGTGACGCTTTACGAATTCCCCGGTTTCCAGATGTTTTTGCAGTCTCGGCGATTGATTGGCAAGCTGCTTGATCGCATTCTGCCTGGAACTGTTCGAGGATGCCGGCCGAACAACGAGTGTAACCGAAATGATTTCGTCGCCGGCCAGCTTTGTCCGCAACTTCCGCGAGCCAAACGGATGGCCTGGCCCGCTATTTTGAAGTTTCATGTACTATTTGGGAGCGCGGGCGCCCTGCCCGCGAATGGGCGGGCACGGAGGCCCGCCCTCCAGAATCTATATACAGACGCAGGTGTCCGGTTCGTCTCCTTCGTTAAGACTTTTAACGTTATATCGTTTTTTCAAATGATCGTGCAATTCTTGCTTTGTAAATTTGAATCCTTTTTTCTTGCCGGCCTTCACAACATCGTCCCAGCCTTTCTTTAGTATTGCGCGCGCTTTCTTGTCCTTATGAAGATGATCAACAAAGGCCGCCACATCTTTCCCGGATTTCGTTCCTTTGCTCTTTTTTGATTTACTCGCTTTTGCTTTCGTTGGCATTCAGTTTATCTCCTTCTAGTATCGCGGGCGTCCCGCCCGCGGTTTTTGTCCAAACCATGTTAAATCAAGAACCGGTTCCGGTTCAATTGATTTTCCTTTAAGGGTTTCTGCAACCATCCTAGCTGAACGGGAACATCATATAACCTTCCTTTGGCAAATCGTGCCCAGGCCTGCCTCATTCCGGGCACGATCGTTTTTGCTACAGGAAGTTCTACGTCCGGCCTTGTTTGGTCCAGTACAAGAATTTCTAAACCACGTTGTCTTGCAAGCCTGATGCAAGTTTTGACGTCACCATTGACTCGTGGATAATTCTTGAATGCTTTCTGAGGCAGTGCCGGATTCGGTCTCAGGTAAGACTCATCCGCAATTTTTCGCCAGGTTGATTCTTTGCGGCCGCCGTACAACCGGATCAAAAGCAGTTGATTCATTTCTGTAAGTGCGCGCGTCAAGGCAATCAATGGATCGAAATGAGCTCCCAGACCAAGGAAGAACTCCGGCCTGACGCTTTCTTTCGTTGCTGAAAGCGCAACAAAGCACGGGATTTCGAAGTCGCTCGTTATGTCAAGCACCCAGAGGTCCCGCCTGTTATCTGAATAGGAATTCCGAAGCTCATGAATATAAGGCTGATCGAAACTCTCCAGGTCGACCGCAGGTCTATCAGCGCGGTTGTACCACCACAATGCAGCAGAATCGCGTTCGACTATTTCGAGGAATCCATTCAGGATCGCTTCGTCCAGTGTATTGCCCGCTGCGTTTCCGTTCGAATCGGCTCGGCAAAAATAATGATCGGACGGCAAACGATATCCGTAATAACAATAGGCCGTGGGAAGATATTTGAAGATTTTGCTGGTTAAGGACCAAACGGGTGTCCATTCGATTTCCTTTCGCGGATCCAATGGCACAGGAATCCAATCATGATCTGAGCGCAACCGGTTCCATTTCTCACGATTCTTGAATTGCTCGTCACTGAAGTTGGCGCAGTTGTTAACGGGAATCGCTTTGTCACGAATCTCGTTGTAACTTTTTCTGATTCGGAATTCGTTTCCACGAAACAAACCGGAATACCGTTCGAGCGCTTCGCAAAGAGCTCCAGTTTTTGCCTGTTGAAGCGTTCTTCCTTTGCCCCAGCTTTTATGGGTCAGACCTTTTTGCAATAGATCCTTTTTGGGGAGGTCCTGCACAAACAGATGATCGGCAGCCACAGAATGGATCAAGCCGTTTGAATAGGATTGCATCTGGTCCACTATACCGGTTCGAAAACTGATGTGGCGTTCGTATTTTTGGAAAGTCTGTTCAATAGAAGGTGTGCGATCCTTGTGTTTCTTTAGAACGATTGGCGATGGAAATTTTTGAGTGGGAACTCCGCAATCGATGCAATCAGCACGTCGCGCCACAGAATGTTTTTCCAGCTTGCTGTTCGGTACATCGAATGTCAGGAGTCTGTTATCGATTTCCTTTTTCAGTATTTCAAGCGACGCGAGGTTCAAAGCGATATCAAAAGCCAAAAGAGAAACAGGAGGAGCCTCATGCTGGACAAATTCCTCACCGTGTTGTCTCAGGAAATTTTCCACACGATGTTTCTCTTTGAGTCGTTCTGCTAAACATCTCCAACATCCAGTGCGAGGAGACGAAAAGAGAGGGCCAATCCATAAAATCTGGCCCACAGGTTTTGCAATCAACCATTGTTTGCCAGTCAGGATGGCGTTTCGATTGAATTCTTCCAGATCTTCGCATAGATAGTCATCTACCAGAACAACACTGAACTTTGCATTCGCAGAAATCCGAAAGCCTATGCCACTCAAAATGGATTCGGCCCTTTGGAGCGGCAGATTACCAAAACAAACGACTTGGACTTCGTTGTTCTGAGCGCTGAAGTGTGAACCGTGTTTTGTTCTGATCACGTGGCCTTCCGCTTCCAGTAATAAAATCCCCCATTCAACCTCCTCAGCGCTAACCTTTCCATTCAGTAGAGTCGCGATTTGGGAAACGGATCTTTTTCCATCGATCAACGGAGCAATCAGGTAGGGTAGGCGACCTTGGATCGCGCGATAACCGGATTCCTGCAGAAAAAAAACGAGATCGGGTGGACTGATTCGAACATTAAGATGGCTTTTGAACCTGGGAATTCGAGTCACGTGGCTTTGTAACGCCGGCATCCTGCCGGCAGAGCGACTATTTTACTCTTTTTCCTTTCGACCGCAGCACACGTCCCGGAGTTGCGCCCGTGTGTTCGCCGTTCTTCAACACGGCTGTACCATTTACGAAGACATGCTGCACTCCGGTTGAGTACTGATGCGGTTTTTCAAACGTTGCATGGTCCGTAATCGTATCGGGATTGAACACAACGACGTCCGCAAAATACCCGGACTTGAGCATCACGCCGGTCCAGGTTGAGATTCTTAGCGGGGAAGGAGGTCAAGCGCCGGATCGCTTCCGGCAACGAAATAAGTTTCTCTTCCCGCACGTAACGGCCAAGCAAACGCGCAAAATTGCCGTAAGCACGTGGATGTACATTGGACTTGATGAAGACTCCTTGCGGTTTGATGGATTCTGCATCCGAACCGAAACTCACCCAGGGTAGCTTCACCCCCTTCTTAATGTTTTCTTCGGACATGGAGAAATAAACAACGCCCACACGGCTTCCATCTTCTATCACCAGATCCATGGCTGTATCCAGCGGCGATTGTTTTCGTTCCTTTGCAACTTCCGCCAGAGTTTTGCCTGTGAGC is part of the bacterium genome and encodes:
- a CDS encoding TOMM precursor leader peptide-binding protein; this translates as MPALQSHVTRIPRFKSHLNVRISPPDLVFFLQESGYRAIQGRLPYLIAPLIDGKRSVSQIATLLNGKVSAEEVEWGILLLEAEGHVIRTKHGSHFSAQNNEVQVVCFGNLPLQRAESILSGIGFRISANAKFSVVLVDDYLCEDLEEFNRNAILTGKQWLIAKPVGQILWIGPLFSSPRTGCWRCLAERLKEKHRVENFLRQHGEEFVQHEAPPVSLLAFDIALNLASLEILKKEIDNRLLTFDVPNSKLEKHSVARRADCIDCGVPTQKFPSPIVLKKHKDRTPSIEQTFQKYERHISFRTGIVDQMQSYSNGLIHSVAADHLFVQDLPKKDLLQKGLTHKSWGKGRTLQQAKTGALCEALERYSGLFRGNEFRIRKSYNEIRDKAIPVNNCANFSDEQFKNREKWNRLRSDHDWIPVPLDPRKEIEWTPVWSLTSKIFKYLPTAYCYYGYRLPSDHYFCRADSNGNAAGNTLDEAILNGFLEIVERDSAALWWYNRADRPAVDLESFDQPYIHELRNSYSDNRRDLWVLDITSDFEIPCFVALSATKESVRPEFFLGLGAHFDPLIALTRALTEMNQLLLIRLYGGRKESTWRKIADESYLRPNPALPQKAFKNYPRVNGDVKTCIRLARQRGLEILVLDQTRPDVELPVAKTIVPGMRQAWARFAKGRLYDVPVQLGWLQKPLKENQLNRNRFLI